A stretch of Halococcus saccharolyticus DSM 5350 DNA encodes these proteins:
- a CDS encoding DUF4386 family protein, with protein sequence MSGLQKMGGIAALTQAAVYVVAMVLFLGILIPAGYGASTDPMQNVAFLADNQTAVYVVNVLVYVASSVLVAILALALYNLLKASSPVLAQTATVFGLIWAGVLMAAAMIASIGLTTVVDLYSQDPAQAASLWMAIEVVQDGLGGGTEIVGGIWVLLASLAALRAGVLPRVLNYLGAVIGAAGIVSVIPVLGGLVDLFGLGAIVWFAWLGIVLLRTNPSALKAQQTQQEPAAGRPSS encoded by the coding sequence ATGAGTGGATTACAGAAAATGGGCGGCATTGCCGCACTAACCCAGGCCGCTGTATACGTGGTCGCGATGGTGTTGTTTCTCGGGATTCTCATCCCGGCTGGCTACGGGGCAAGCACCGATCCGATGCAGAACGTCGCCTTCCTTGCAGACAATCAAACCGCGGTGTACGTCGTGAACGTGCTCGTCTATGTGGCCTCCAGCGTCCTCGTGGCGATCTTGGCACTGGCACTCTATAACCTGCTGAAGGCCAGTTCGCCAGTACTCGCACAGACGGCGACCGTGTTCGGGCTCATCTGGGCCGGTGTGCTCATGGCTGCAGCCATGATCGCAAGCATCGGTCTGACCACCGTTGTCGATCTCTATAGCCAAGACCCGGCCCAAGCGGCGTCGCTCTGGATGGCGATCGAAGTCGTCCAGGACGGTCTGGGCGGCGGTACTGAGATCGTCGGCGGCATCTGGGTGTTGCTGGCGAGTCTGGCAGCCCTACGGGCCGGAGTGCTTCCACGCGTCCTGAACTACCTCGGCGCGGTGATCGGGGCGGCGGGAATCGTCTCGGTTATCCCAGTTCTCGGTGGTCTGGTGGACCTGTTCGGACTCGGGGCCATCGTGTGGTTCGCATGGCTCGGAATCGTCCTGCTACGTACCAACCCGAGCGCACTCAAAGCCCAGCAGACCCAGCAGGAACCCGCCGCTGGTCGACCGTCGAGTTAA
- a CDS encoding NAD(P)-dependent alcohol dehydrogenase: MNAVVYSKYGNPDVLELREIGKPAIEDDEVLVRVHAAGVDRGVWHLMMGLPYPIRLAGYGLRAPKNPVLGMDVAGVVETVGKNVTRFQSGDEVFGIGTGSYADYACAPENKLAPKPANLTFEQAAVVAISGLTALQGLRDHGQVEPGQKVLIIGASGGVGTFAVQIAKAFDAHVTGVCSTAKMDMVQSIGADHVIDYTRDDFAEGEQHYDLILDIGGNSSLARLRRALVPQGTLVIVGGETGGRWLGGIDRQLRALVLSPFVSQKLGTFVSSENHEDLIVLKDLIESEKVTPVIDRTYPLAEVPEAIRYLEDGRAKGKIVIS; this comes from the coding sequence ATGAACGCGGTCGTGTATTCGAAATACGGAAATCCAGACGTTCTCGAACTCAGGGAGATCGGCAAGCCAGCGATCGAGGATGATGAGGTGCTAGTACGCGTTCACGCGGCTGGCGTGGATCGGGGTGTCTGGCATCTCATGATGGGCCTGCCATACCCGATACGTCTCGCAGGCTACGGGCTCCGCGCGCCCAAGAACCCTGTTCTAGGCATGGATGTCGCAGGGGTCGTGGAGACGGTCGGCAAGAACGTGACCAGGTTCCAGTCTGGCGATGAAGTATTCGGGATCGGTACGGGCTCGTACGCCGACTACGCGTGCGCCCCCGAAAACAAACTCGCACCCAAGCCGGCGAACCTCACCTTCGAGCAAGCAGCAGTGGTTGCCATCTCTGGATTGACCGCCTTGCAAGGCCTGCGCGACCACGGACAGGTCGAACCGGGACAGAAGGTGCTGATCATCGGCGCGTCGGGCGGCGTGGGCACCTTTGCCGTGCAGATCGCCAAGGCGTTCGACGCGCACGTCACCGGCGTGTGCAGCACCGCAAAGATGGACATGGTCCAATCGATCGGCGCGGATCACGTCATCGATTACACTCGCGACGACTTCGCCGAGGGGGAGCAGCACTACGACCTGATCCTCGACATTGGCGGGAATTCCTCGTTAGCGCGCCTCCGACGCGCCCTCGTCCCTCAGGGGACTCTCGTCATCGTCGGCGGTGAAACGGGCGGGCGGTGGCTCGGAGGCATCGATCGCCAGCTTCGGGCGCTCGTACTATCCCCGTTCGTGAGCCAGAAGCTCGGCACGTTCGTCTCTTCGGAGAACCATGAGGACCTGATCGTCCTCAAGGATCTCATTGAATCCGAGAAGGTCACACCGGTCATTGACCGAACGTACCCGCTCGCCGAGGTTCCCGAAGCCATCCGGTATCTCGAAGACGGTCGTGCGAAAGGGAAAATCGTGATCAGCTAA
- a CDS encoding DUF4386 domain-containing protein, translated as MATTTTDSVGVQQTPKTRTLSIKTIARLTGLLYLLIFITAGFSEGFVRATLIVPGDATATAANIAASEGLFRLGFISDLIAFSADAVVAVLLYVLLRPVSKTLALVAASLRLIAHPAIASINMLNLYIGLELLSGAEYLSAFGTEQLHAFALLFFTAHSYGYLIGGIFFGLHLLVLGYLIYQSELFPVVLGGLVVLAGFGYLLESFTFFLIPTYEPMASTIVVVTAIIGEMALALYLVVKGVRSQEPAKSERV; from the coding sequence ATGGCAACCACGACCACCGATTCGGTCGGTGTCCAGCAGACACCGAAGACACGAACGCTTTCGATCAAAACGATTGCTCGACTCACTGGGCTTCTCTATCTGCTGATCTTCATCACCGCTGGCTTCAGCGAGGGATTCGTTCGTGCCACGTTGATCGTCCCTGGCGATGCGACAGCGACCGCCGCGAACATCGCCGCCTCGGAGGGGCTGTTCCGGCTGGGTTTTATCAGCGATCTAATCGCTTTTTCGGCTGATGCAGTCGTGGCCGTCCTGCTCTATGTGCTTCTCAGACCAGTGAGCAAAACCCTCGCGCTGGTGGCCGCGTCGTTGCGACTGATCGCACATCCCGCGATAGCGAGCATCAACATGCTCAATCTTTATATTGGACTGGAACTCTTGAGCGGGGCAGAGTATCTGTCCGCCTTCGGAACTGAACAACTGCATGCATTCGCTCTGCTCTTCTTCACCGCTCACAGCTATGGCTACCTGATCGGTGGGATCTTCTTCGGCCTACACCTCCTCGTGCTGGGCTATCTGATTTACCAGTCCGAACTCTTTCCCGTGGTGCTTGGGGGTTTGGTCGTGCTTGCAGGGTTCGGCTATCTGCTGGAGAGCTTCACGTTCTTCCTCATTCCCACCTACGAACCGATGGCGTCGACGATCGTCGTCGTGACTGCCATCATCGGAGAAATGGCTCTAGCCCTGTATCTGGTGGTGAAAGGGGTTAGATCGCAAGAACCTGCAAAATCGGAGAGAGTCTGA
- a CDS encoding DUF368 domain-containing protein, whose product MGSADAVPGISGGTVALIGGIYGRLINAITAITPARSLDLLKAILPIGFGISRHRAKLILREFDVIFVATLLTGIATAVVIVGRVVEYAAARAPVLLFGLFFGLIAASAVILWRELTIDTIGQGLAAVTGFSLAFVLSGGVKLFEGGGLTVVFVAGAIAVSAMILPGISGSLLLIILGQYIPMYDSLNSFLDGLGGVATGGAIEAVITPGRDVFTFLVGGLLGLFTVARLIRRLLRRNREATLAFLVALVFGALRAPIAELSGNEEFNWTVATLGEFGVLALVGAVLVLILDWYAIDIDFGSL is encoded by the coding sequence ATGGGAAGTGCCGATGCCGTTCCAGGTATCTCTGGTGGAACGGTCGCACTTATTGGAGGGATCTATGGACGTCTGATCAACGCAATCACAGCAATCACTCCCGCTCGCTCTCTTGATCTTCTCAAAGCAATCTTACCAATCGGGTTCGGTATCTCAAGACACCGCGCTAAGCTGATTCTCCGGGAGTTCGATGTGATATTTGTTGCTACCTTGCTTACTGGGATCGCCACAGCTGTAGTCATAGTCGGACGAGTCGTCGAGTATGCCGCAGCACGTGCTCCTGTGCTCCTGTTTGGGTTGTTTTTCGGCCTCATCGCCGCTTCTGCAGTAATCCTCTGGCGAGAGCTCACGATAGACACGATCGGCCAAGGATTAGCGGCGGTTACTGGATTTTCTCTTGCGTTCGTACTCTCTGGTGGTGTGAAACTATTCGAAGGCGGGGGTCTTACTGTCGTTTTCGTTGCGGGTGCAATCGCAGTGAGTGCGATGATTCTTCCAGGAATCTCCGGTTCGCTTTTGCTGATTATCCTCGGCCAGTATATTCCGATGTACGATTCACTCAACAGTTTCTTGGACGGTCTTGGGGGAGTGGCTACTGGTGGTGCGATTGAGGCAGTCATTACCCCTGGCCGAGACGTGTTCACCTTTCTTGTGGGCGGTCTACTGGGTCTGTTTACTGTCGCCCGCCTCATCCGACGACTACTCAGGAGAAATCGAGAGGCCACTCTTGCGTTTCTCGTTGCATTGGTTTTTGGAGCTCTTCGAGCACCGATTGCGGAACTCTCTGGGAATGAAGAATTCAACTGGACGGTGGCAACGCTGGGCGAGTTTGGCGTATTGGCGCTTGTTGGAGCAGTCTTGGTGCTGATTCTAGATTGGTATGCAATAGATATCGACTTTGGTAGTTTGTGA
- a CDS encoding type II toxin-antitoxin system VapC family toxin — MLLDTTFLIDLLDQLDAAEDALADLIEGETPVAVSPLTVYETGIGLRESEYARFDEILASMVVLPPGRTESRRALSIQRRLDGQGEPIGDIDSLIAATAVESADSRVLTRNVEEFARVADLDVETY, encoded by the coding sequence ATGTTACTCGATACGACGTTTCTGATTGACCTGCTCGATCAACTCGACGCGGCGGAGGACGCACTCGCCGATCTCATTGAGGGAGAGACCCCGGTCGCTGTTTCACCGCTCACAGTGTATGAGACGGGTATCGGACTCCGTGAGAGTGAATACGCCCGTTTCGACGAGATACTCGCGTCGATGGTCGTTCTCCCCCCTGGTCGTACCGAGTCACGCCGAGCGCTGTCTATCCAGCGCAGGCTTGACGGCCAGGGCGAACCGATCGGCGACATTGATTCACTGATAGCGGCGACCGCTGTCGAGAGTGCGGACTCGCGTGTTCTCACCCGAAACGTCGAGGAGTTCGCCCGTGTCGCCGACCTCGACGTCGAGACTTACTAA
- a CDS encoding HTH domain-containing protein translates to MSRNRSDSGEFIESVTLAAVVEVFNEVEGPVVTSGDVADALGCSRETARRKLKELHEKGRVSRRKTAGRVVWWRTDSERSRGGSAEPLRELVGLVDEERAERVKRRSREFREEFNDRMDTR, encoded by the coding sequence ATGAGCCGCAACCGAAGTGACTCGGGCGAGTTCATCGAGTCGGTCACGCTCGCCGCCGTGGTCGAGGTGTTCAACGAGGTTGAGGGGCCGGTCGTCACGAGTGGCGATGTCGCCGACGCGCTCGGGTGTTCGCGTGAGACCGCCCGGCGAAAGCTCAAAGAGTTGCACGAAAAAGGACGCGTCTCTCGCAGAAAAACCGCGGGGAGAGTCGTGTGGTGGCGGACTGACAGTGAACGGTCGCGGGGAGGGTCCGCCGAACCGCTCCGCGAGCTGGTCGGTCTCGTCGACGAGGAGAGAGCGGAGCGCGTCAAGAGGCGTTCACGGGAGTTCCGCGAGGAGTTCAACGATCGGATGGACACTCGGTGA
- a CDS encoding helix-turn-helix domain-containing protein, with translation MTTIAEFSIPVEEFALYDTLERRPDMVFEIDRVVAHETTHVVPFVRAAHGDFEKLTVILEDDPSVEEVELLGEVEDEAFYRMVWTDRAQVIGYMVAGQGATIQEATASDGEWHLQVFFPDRSGLSATSNYAHESGFSLDVKRIYGLDDMEQAQYDLTEQQHDTLTTAVERGYYDIPRGINAQELADELGISHQALSERFRRATKHLITSTLLVDEDEEN, from the coding sequence ATGACGACGATCGCCGAATTCAGTATTCCGGTTGAAGAGTTTGCGCTCTATGACACGCTCGAACGCCGGCCAGACATGGTCTTTGAGATCGACCGCGTGGTAGCCCACGAGACGACCCACGTGGTGCCGTTCGTCAGGGCAGCGCACGGGGACTTCGAGAAGTTGACCGTGATACTCGAAGACGATCCAAGCGTCGAGGAGGTCGAACTCCTTGGCGAAGTCGAAGACGAAGCCTTCTACCGGATGGTATGGACCGACCGCGCACAGGTCATCGGCTACATGGTTGCCGGACAAGGTGCAACTATCCAAGAGGCCACCGCGAGCGACGGCGAATGGCATCTCCAGGTATTCTTTCCCGATCGGAGTGGACTCTCGGCGACCAGCAACTACGCCCATGAGAGCGGCTTCTCACTCGATGTGAAGCGTATCTATGGACTGGATGATATGGAACAAGCTCAGTATGATCTCACCGAGCAACAGCACGATACTCTCACTACGGCCGTCGAACGGGGCTACTACGATATTCCGCGAGGCATAAACGCCCAAGAGCTTGCCGACGAACTCGGCATCTCTCATCAGGCACTTTCCGAACGATTCCGCCGGGCGACCAAGCATCTCATCACGAGCACACTACTCGTCGACGAGGATGAAGAGAACTGA
- a CDS encoding DMT family transporter, protein MASSTKTVETTTTTPRTGFRFQNVGLFLLMAIVLGGAFPAVKAGLEFLPPVLFAAFRFTLAGVLILGYAIVTSDRWRPRTRNDWTAVFAAGVFSMGGIGLAFIGQQFTTAGIAAIIFSLSPILTPIIAWPLLADERLSRRGIIGILVGFVGVGIVVQPNPAAFGSTLVGQSLILCATVSVTLGSVLIRRSGPTMSVVALTGWAMLIGATIQYGFSIALGESLSMVRLTPTAVVIVLYLAVVASGIGFVIYYVLLERFGPLEVNLVTYVIPVVATLVGWAVLGETITAAAVVGFLVIAAGFALLKYRELVAVIPHVRKAATR, encoded by the coding sequence ATGGCATCCAGTACGAAAACAGTAGAAACGACAACCACGACGCCGCGGACGGGGTTCCGATTCCAAAACGTCGGCCTCTTTCTCCTGATGGCCATCGTGCTCGGCGGCGCGTTCCCCGCGGTCAAGGCCGGACTCGAATTCCTTCCGCCGGTGTTGTTCGCAGCGTTCCGCTTCACTCTCGCTGGTGTGCTCATCCTCGGATACGCCATCGTGACCAGCGACCGCTGGCGGCCACGTACCCGCAACGACTGGACCGCCGTGTTCGCCGCCGGCGTGTTCTCGATGGGTGGCATCGGATTGGCGTTCATCGGCCAACAATTCACGACCGCGGGTATCGCCGCGATCATCTTCAGCCTGAGTCCGATCCTCACACCGATCATCGCGTGGCCGCTGCTGGCGGACGAGCGGCTCTCGCGGCGCGGAATTATCGGGATTCTCGTCGGCTTCGTCGGTGTCGGCATCGTCGTCCAACCGAATCCCGCTGCGTTCGGCTCGACCCTCGTCGGCCAATCGCTGATCCTCTGTGCCACGGTGAGTGTTACGCTGGGAAGCGTCCTCATCCGACGAAGCGGGCCGACGATGTCGGTCGTCGCACTCACGGGCTGGGCGATGTTGATCGGCGCAACGATCCAGTACGGGTTCAGCATCGCGCTCGGTGAGTCACTATCGATGGTTCGGCTCACGCCGACCGCAGTCGTGATTGTGCTCTACCTCGCGGTGGTCGCCAGCGGTATTGGATTCGTCATCTACTACGTCTTGCTCGAACGATTCGGTCCGTTGGAAGTCAATCTGGTGACATACGTTATTCCAGTGGTCGCTACTCTCGTCGGCTGGGCCGTTCTTGGTGAAACGATCACAGCCGCGGCAGTCGTTGGCTTCCTCGTCATCGCTGCCGGATTTGCGTTGCTGAAATACCGGGAACTCGTTGCTGTGATCCCGCACGTTCGAAAAGCAGCGACACGGTGA
- a CDS encoding flavin-containing monooxygenase translates to MTRHRDVVVIGGGQAGLATSYYLSEAGCDHLVLERDRVGERWRSEKWDSFTLVTPNWTNGLPGFPYEGDDPDGFLSREDVIAYLEAYVDRFDPPLQCGVEVMAVQRNDSGFTVETTDATYEAANVVVATGTFQQPRTPAFSADVPSFVRQVHTSRYGNPEQLPSGGVLVVGSGQSGAQIATELHESGRDVYLSVSGAPKAPRRYRGKDVVGWMVDMGGFDAPVDSLDSPADRFAPSVYVSGKDGGREIDLLDLAADGMMLLGRTEGIEGGRLVFANDLEENLHNAYRFYAGLIGQIDEHIEAGDIDAPEPEFVPPIPDDISVDSPRELDLETANVRTVIWATGYEFDFSWVEPATFDEYGYPVHDRGVTEVAGLYFVGLQWLHTQGSSLLFGVGDDAKHITEHVLSRLDRSSPGI, encoded by the coding sequence ATGACCAGACATCGTGATGTCGTCGTTATCGGCGGCGGGCAGGCGGGGTTGGCAACGAGTTATTATCTGTCGGAAGCGGGGTGTGATCACCTCGTCCTCGAACGGGACCGGGTGGGAGAGCGCTGGCGGAGCGAAAAGTGGGATTCGTTTACGCTGGTGACCCCGAACTGGACGAACGGACTCCCGGGATTCCCCTACGAGGGTGACGATCCGGACGGGTTCCTCTCTCGCGAGGACGTCATCGCGTACCTCGAGGCGTACGTCGACCGCTTCGATCCCCCACTGCAGTGTGGTGTCGAGGTGATGGCGGTTCAGCGGAACGACTCTGGTTTTACCGTCGAGACGACGGACGCCACGTACGAGGCAGCGAACGTCGTGGTGGCGACCGGGACGTTCCAACAGCCCCGCACACCGGCATTCAGTGCCGACGTTCCGTCGTTCGTTCGGCAGGTGCATACGAGCCGATACGGCAATCCGGAGCAGCTACCTTCTGGTGGGGTTCTCGTGGTCGGATCCGGCCAGTCGGGCGCACAGATCGCCACGGAACTCCACGAGAGCGGGCGTGACGTGTACCTCTCGGTCAGTGGAGCTCCGAAAGCACCCCGCCGGTATCGCGGGAAGGACGTCGTCGGGTGGATGGTCGATATGGGTGGGTTCGATGCGCCCGTCGACAGTCTCGACTCGCCCGCGGATCGGTTCGCTCCATCCGTCTACGTTTCGGGGAAAGACGGTGGCCGGGAGATCGACCTTCTCGACCTCGCTGCAGACGGGATGATGCTACTCGGACGGACAGAGGGAATTGAGGGCGGACGTCTCGTCTTTGCGAACGACCTTGAGGAGAACCTTCACAACGCGTATCGATTCTACGCGGGACTCATTGGGCAGATCGATGAACACATCGAAGCCGGGGACATCGACGCCCCCGAACCGGAATTCGTGCCGCCGATTCCCGACGATATCTCGGTCGACAGTCCTCGAGAACTCGACTTGGAGACGGCGAACGTTCGAACCGTTATCTGGGCGACCGGGTACGAGTTCGATTTCAGCTGGGTCGAGCCCGCGACGTTCGACGAATACGGCTATCCCGTTCACGATCGTGGGGTCACCGAGGTGGCCGGCCTGTATTTCGTTGGGCTCCAGTGGTTACACACACAGGGGTCCTCGCTCCTCTTCGGTGTCGGTGACGACGCAAAACACATCACCGAACACGTTCTGAGTCGTCTGGACCGATCTTCTCCCGGCATATAG
- a CDS encoding DMT family transporter, whose product MFLLVTLLFGTGFSAVKTGLSFVSPLLFAAAQICLSAALLLVYAGATMEYWHPRSWRDCVAVLAGGLFMIGGTGLGFVGQQFLAAGVAAIIFSLSPVVTAVLAWILLPAERLDGRDYLGVLFGFVGIAVVIRPDPASLLDPEVVGKLLFFAGVTVVALGIVLVRRSQTTMPVPAITGWAMLLGGPSTSYSRSQSVNQSRAFNRHPCQ is encoded by the coding sequence TTGTTCCTCCTCGTTACGCTCCTGTTCGGGACGGGATTCTCGGCAGTAAAGACCGGACTGTCGTTCGTTTCGCCGCTGTTGTTCGCAGCGGCCCAGATTTGCCTCTCGGCCGCTCTACTGTTGGTCTACGCCGGTGCGACGATGGAGTACTGGCATCCCCGTTCTTGGCGAGACTGCGTGGCAGTACTCGCCGGAGGACTGTTCATGATCGGTGGGACGGGCCTCGGGTTCGTCGGCCAGCAGTTCCTCGCCGCCGGCGTGGCAGCCATCATCTTCAGCCTGTCACCCGTCGTCACGGCCGTTCTCGCGTGGATTCTCTTGCCGGCGGAGCGACTGGATGGTCGCGACTACCTCGGTGTTCTTTTCGGTTTCGTCGGGATAGCGGTCGTTATCCGTCCGGATCCGGCGAGCCTTCTCGATCCGGAAGTCGTCGGGAAACTGCTCTTCTTCGCCGGCGTGACCGTCGTCGCGCTCGGGATCGTTCTGGTCCGACGGAGCCAGACTACTATGCCGGTCCCGGCGATAACCGGCTGGGCGATGCTGCTCGGGGGACCGTCTACGTCGTATTCACGATCGCAGTCGGTGAATCAGTCGCGAGCATTCAACCGACACCCCTGTCAGTAG
- a CDS encoding EamA family transporter, with translation MFGFVTYLELIGEVGALKASLTTRLTPIAVLAVGWLLLDERIQPVALIGFGIIVAGFVLLESRDITAELAKYRSQFP, from the coding sequence GTGTTCGGGTTCGTCACGTACCTCGAACTGATCGGCGAGGTAGGGGCGCTGAAAGCGAGTCTGACGACGCGCCTCACGCCGATTGCTGTCCTTGCTGTCGGATGGTTGTTGCTTGACGAACGGATACAGCCCGTGGCGCTCATCGGCTTCGGAATCATCGTCGCCGGGTTCGTGCTGTTGGAAAGCCGCGACATCACCGCCGAACTCGCCAAGTACCGCAGTCAGTTTCCGTGA
- a CDS encoding helix-turn-helix domain-containing protein has product MSIIATYQLDHPEYLQIFERFPALELDVEQIVACSPETLSVTVWAETEDQAAFESELERTNAVESIEYRDHHADRTLYQIRTPVSKTTYWDWTGLGGVLLDCTATADGVTMRMRFPDREALTTYRKCCRDQGINFTLTGLTNGDPDISANEHPLTSAQHELLIVAIDRGYFSIPRETGLGELAATFEISDQAASERLRRGLSNLLKSGSVNASSTPSSGELR; this is encoded by the coding sequence ATGAGTATCATCGCAACGTACCAGCTCGACCATCCAGAATACCTCCAGATATTCGAACGATTCCCTGCTCTCGAACTCGATGTCGAACAAATCGTTGCCTGCAGTCCCGAGACTCTCTCGGTGACGGTCTGGGCCGAGACAGAGGATCAGGCGGCATTCGAAAGCGAACTCGAGCGTACGAATGCCGTCGAGTCGATCGAGTATCGCGATCACCACGCCGACCGGACGCTCTACCAAATCCGTACGCCGGTCTCGAAAACAACCTACTGGGACTGGACGGGACTCGGCGGTGTGTTGCTCGACTGTACAGCGACGGCCGATGGTGTGACGATGCGGATGCGCTTTCCCGATCGGGAGGCACTCACAACCTATCGAAAATGCTGTCGAGATCAGGGCATCAACTTCACTCTCACCGGCCTCACCAACGGCGATCCAGACATCTCCGCGAACGAACACCCGCTGACATCGGCACAACACGAACTCCTTATAGTAGCCATCGACCGTGGCTATTTCTCGATTCCACGCGAAACCGGTCTTGGCGAGCTCGCGGCAACGTTTGAAATCTCCGATCAGGCGGCATCCGAGCGACTCCGGCGGGGTCTTTCGAACTTGCTTAAGAGCGGATCAGTCAATGCATCATCCACTCCCTCTTCTGGAGAGTTGCGGTGA
- a CDS encoding TrmB family transcriptional regulator: MATDAEQEAVELLQNLGLKEYEAKCFVALTRLPSGTAKDISDIAAVPRTRVYDAVRVLESDGLVAIQHGNPQRFRALSVEEAVDILGERYTDRIDDLERTLHEVEPHDGEETRSSQEVWALSGREAIEARTTQIVAETTKELIFIVGAETALTEKLYDTLGATAERDVDVLVGAVSSGARDRFRDRLPEAEVFETELDWLNEPEEEDEPSIGLLVMVDRNVLLVSSQTDHGSGEQPTESAVYGRGFSNGLVVIARRLLARGLLAERDPAQ; encoded by the coding sequence GTGGCAACTGATGCGGAACAAGAGGCGGTCGAGCTGTTACAGAATCTCGGGCTCAAGGAGTACGAGGCAAAGTGTTTCGTCGCGTTGACGCGCCTTCCATCCGGGACGGCAAAGGATATCAGCGACATCGCAGCCGTCCCCCGAACCCGCGTCTACGACGCCGTCCGGGTTCTCGAATCCGATGGATTAGTCGCGATCCAGCACGGCAATCCGCAGCGATTTCGTGCCCTCTCGGTCGAGGAAGCGGTCGATATCCTCGGCGAGCGCTACACGGACCGTATCGACGACCTCGAACGCACCCTTCACGAGGTTGAACCACACGACGGAGAGGAGACTCGATCCAGCCAGGAGGTCTGGGCGCTTTCAGGGCGTGAGGCGATCGAAGCACGCACCACTCAGATCGTCGCGGAGACGACCAAGGAACTCATCTTCATTGTGGGGGCCGAGACCGCCCTCACCGAGAAATTGTACGACACCCTCGGCGCGACGGCTGAGCGTGATGTTGATGTTCTCGTTGGCGCGGTCTCGTCGGGAGCGCGCGACCGGTTCCGCGATCGTCTTCCCGAGGCGGAGGTGTTCGAGACGGAACTCGACTGGCTCAACGAACCCGAGGAAGAGGACGAACCCTCGATCGGGCTGCTGGTAATGGTCGATCGGAACGTCCTACTCGTGAGCTCCCAAACCGATCACGGATCCGGCGAGCAACCGACTGAATCGGCGGTGTACGGGAGGGGCTTCTCGAACGGACTGGTGGTGATCGCCCGGCGGTTGCTGGCACGCGGACTGCTGGCCGAGCGCGATCCCGCACAGTGA
- a CDS encoding TrmB family transcriptional regulator yields the protein MANTQQPREIAVAQLEQLGLTEYEASTFVALIQLGTGTAKEVAEIDHVPRTRVYDAVESLHDRGLVDIQHSTPQTFTTVSHETALRKLRLDHENLIARLEDALTQLDPAEPRREELGVWTTTGRKAVTSRALEFIDDTDDELVYMTVDELLTEDHLDELAAAAERGVEIRLAGISEEVQQRVQDRIPEATLFETLWDWEEASAGSLLITDDQTALVSVLLPDSADGSEETAIWGAGEYNSLVVVLRAIFTWRFQREDDE from the coding sequence ATGGCAAACACACAGCAGCCACGAGAGATAGCCGTCGCCCAACTCGAACAGTTGGGGCTCACCGAGTACGAGGCGAGCACGTTCGTCGCCCTTATCCAGCTTGGAACAGGCACCGCGAAGGAGGTCGCCGAGATCGATCACGTCCCGCGGACCCGTGTCTACGATGCCGTCGAATCCCTCCACGATCGCGGCCTCGTCGACATCCAGCACTCGACGCCACAGACGTTCACGACTGTCTCCCACGAAACCGCCCTCCGAAAGCTCCGGCTCGACCACGAAAACCTCATCGCGCGCCTCGAAGACGCGCTGACCCAACTCGATCCCGCCGAACCACGGCGAGAGGAACTCGGGGTCTGGACCACCACTGGTCGGAAGGCAGTGACCAGCCGAGCACTGGAGTTCATCGACGACACCGACGACGAACTCGTCTACATGACCGTCGACGAGTTGCTGACCGAAGACCATCTCGACGAGCTGGCGGCCGCGGCCGAGCGCGGCGTCGAGATCCGCCTCGCAGGCATCTCCGAAGAGGTCCAACAACGCGTCCAAGACCGGATTCCCGAGGCGACGCTGTTCGAGACGCTCTGGGACTGGGAGGAAGCGTCCGCGGGCAGCCTCCTCATCACCGACGATCAGACCGCACTCGTGAGTGTGTTACTCCCCGATTCGGCCGATGGCAGCGAGGAGACGGCCATCTGGGGCGCAGGCGAGTACAACAGCCTCGTGGTAGTGCTGCGGGCGATCTTCACCTGGCGATTTCAGCGTGAGGACGACGAGTAA